One Hordeum vulgare subsp. vulgare chromosome 4H, MorexV3_pseudomolecules_assembly, whole genome shotgun sequence DNA window includes the following coding sequences:
- the LOC123449873 gene encoding homeobox protein knotted-1-like 3: MRSMQGVGDHGGGMEMSFGGGGGGGGECSSSSAAAVAVAAASAAEAEERQLLKGEMAVHPLCEQLVAAHVGCLRVATPIDHLPLIDAQLAQSNGLLHSYAAHHRPFLSPHDKQELDSFLAQYLMLLCSFREQLQQHVRVHAVEAVMACREIEQSLQDLTGASLEEGTGATMSEDEDEGPLMIMEAAPLDMSSNGHDMMGFGPLVPTDTERSLMERVRQELKIELKQGFKSRIGDVREEILRKRRAGKLPGDTTTILKQWWQEHAKWPYPTEDDKAKLVEETGLQLKQINNWFINQRKRNWHNNSQTSTLKSKRKR; encoded by the exons ATGCGATCGATGCAAGGCGTCGGTGACCACGGAGGAGGCATGGAGATGAGCTTcgggggcggtggtggcggcggaggaGAGTGCTCCTCGTCATCCGCGGCGGCGGTGGCAGTCGCGGCGGCGTCGGCGGCCGAGGCGGAGGAGCGGCAGCTGCTCAAGGGGGAGATGGCGGTGCACCCGCTGTGCGAGCAGCTGGTGGCGGCGCACGTCGGGTGCCTGCGCGTGGCCACCCCCATCGACCACCTCCCGCTCATCGACGCGCAGCTCGCGCAGTCCAACGGCCTCCTCCACTCCTACGCCGCCCACCACCGCCCCTTCCTCTCCCCGCACGACAAGCAGGAGCTCGACTCCTTCCTC GCGCAGTACCTGATGCTGCTGTGCTCGTTCAGGGAGCAGCTGCAGCAGCACGTCCGGGTGCACGCCGTGGAGGCCGTCATGGCGTGCCGGGAGATCGAGCAGTCCCTGCAGGACCTAACTG GTGCGTCCTTGGAGGAAGGGACGGGGGCGACAATGTCCGAGGACGAGGATGAGGGGCCGCTGATGATCATGGAGGCAGCGCCGCTGGATATGAGCTCGAATGGACACGACATGATGGGCTTTGGCCCTCTGGTGCCCACGGACACGGAGCGTTCCCTTATGGAGAGGGTCAGGCAGGAGCTCAAAATTGAACTCAAACAG GGTTTCAAGTCAAGGATTGGAGACGTGAGGGAAGAGATACTCCGGAAGAGGAGGGCCGGGAAGTTGCCTGGGGACACCACCACCATACTGAAGCAATGGTGGCAGGAACACGCCAAGTGGCCCTACCCCACG GAAGATGATAAGGCCAAGCTCGTTGAAGAGACTGGACTGCAGCTGAAGCAAATCAACAACTGGTTCATCAACCAGAGGAAGCGCAACTGGCACAACAACTCACAGACATCCACCCTCAAATCAAAGCGTAAAAG GTAG
- the LOC123449871 gene encoding uncharacterized protein LOC123449871 isoform X2, with translation MEKKLALGHGGEGVWARPWRWAKTAFFLVSMLASLLLVCAPPLLVVLLDLLLPPALLSSFLRAGHAAASAHTLLDQARAFHFRSSLLDLPAVSAARSLLILCAYTACGGGAAYLWVAAACSVGSLFYVLAKAVAVFGVAADGAAGLDLHGKGQALAVEAMFLMSLALAAAHLAMAYRASSREKRRLHVVYRIDIEAVRLKGTHTPKSLKQCIV, from the exons ATGGAGAAGAAGCTGGCGCTGGGGCATGGGGGGGAGGGGGTGTGGGCGCGGCCATGGCGGTGGGCCAAGACGGCCTTCTTCCTCGTCTCCATGCTCGCCTCGCTGCTCCTCGTCTGCGCGCCGccgctcctcgtcgtcctcctcgaccTGCTCCTCCCGCCCGCGCTCCTCTCCAGCTTCTTACGCGCCGGCCACGCCGCCGCCTCCGCGCACACCCTCCTCGACCAGGCCAGGGCCTTCCACTTCCGCTCCTCCCTCCTCGACCTCCCCGCCGTCTCGGCCGCCCGCTCCCTCCTCATCCTCT GCGCGTACACGGCGTGCGGGGGCGGCGCGGCCTACCTGTGGGTGGCGGCGGCGTGCAGCGTCGGCTCCCTCTTCTACGTCCTCGCCAAGGCCGTCGCGGTCTTCGGCGTCGCCGCCGACGGCGCCGCTGGGCTCGACCTGCACGGCAAGGGCCAGGCCCTCGCCGTCGAGGCCATGTTCCTCATGTCGCTCGCGCTCGCCGCCGCGCACCTCGCCATGGCGTACCGGGCGAGCAGCCGCGAGAAGCGCCGCCTCCACGTCGTCTACAGGATCGACATCGAAGCG
- the LOC123449871 gene encoding uncharacterized protein LOC123449871 isoform X1: MEKKLALGHGGEGVWARPWRWAKTAFFLVSMLASLLLVCAPPLLVVLLDLLLPPALLSSFLRAGHAAASAHTLLDQARAFHFRSSLLDLPAVSAARSLLILCAYTACGGGAAYLWVAAACSVGSLFYVLAKAVAVFGVAADGAAGLDLHGKGQALAVEAMFLMSLALAAAHLAMAYRASSREKRRLHVVYRIDIEAVSPRSPCPSSPPCLSRLRRPYQFLHRVASNTIAMINLSLTSSQRHTRQTKQQPISRYISCQNSDELELGKNSRFCSTSLGGLYNSRSQLIEFCVQRASSVSVIRGAPWNLLLVPSRHNCIKQRHSLCNGGIGGPSNFLNS, encoded by the exons ATGGAGAAGAAGCTGGCGCTGGGGCATGGGGGGGAGGGGGTGTGGGCGCGGCCATGGCGGTGGGCCAAGACGGCCTTCTTCCTCGTCTCCATGCTCGCCTCGCTGCTCCTCGTCTGCGCGCCGccgctcctcgtcgtcctcctcgaccTGCTCCTCCCGCCCGCGCTCCTCTCCAGCTTCTTACGCGCCGGCCACGCCGCCGCCTCCGCGCACACCCTCCTCGACCAGGCCAGGGCCTTCCACTTCCGCTCCTCCCTCCTCGACCTCCCCGCCGTCTCGGCCGCCCGCTCCCTCCTCATCCTCT GCGCGTACACGGCGTGCGGGGGCGGCGCGGCCTACCTGTGGGTGGCGGCGGCGTGCAGCGTCGGCTCCCTCTTCTACGTCCTCGCCAAGGCCGTCGCGGTCTTCGGCGTCGCCGCCGACGGCGCCGCTGGGCTCGACCTGCACGGCAAGGGCCAGGCCCTCGCCGTCGAGGCCATGTTCCTCATGTCGCTCGCGCTCGCCGCCGCGCACCTCGCCATGGCGTACCGGGCGAGCAGCCGCGAGAAGCGCCGCCTCCACGTCGTCTACAGGATCGACATCGAAGCGGTCAGTCCCCGCTCCCCCTGCCCCTCATCTCCTCCATGCCTCTCTCGTCTCCGCCGCCCATACCAATTTCTCCATCGCGTCGCATCCAACACCATCGCCATGATCAATCTGTCTCTCACTAGCAGTCAGCGCCACACACGCcaaacaaaacaacaaccaaTTTCGCGTTATATTAGTTGCCAAAATTCAGATGAACTCGAGTTAGGAAAGAATTCAAGATTCTGTAGCACTTCTTTGGGGGGATTGTATAATTCTCGTTCCCAGCTGATCGAATTTTGTGTGCAACGCGCCAGCAGCGTTAGTGTAATCCGAGGTGCGCCATGGAATCTACTTCTCGTTCCCAGCCGGCACAACTGTATCAAGCAACGCCACAGCTTGTGCAACGGGGGGATAGGAGGACCCAGCAATTTTCTGAATTCATAA
- the LOC123449874 gene encoding uncharacterized protein LOC123449874, which produces MASSQANLEKMQLRQSYRNLWHTDLPNAIQADFPYCCLSLWCGPCVSYMLRKRALYNDMSRYTCCAGYMPCSGKCGESRCPEFCLATEVFLCFGNSVASTRFLLQDEFNIQTTKCDNCIIGFMFCLQQVACIFSIVAAIVGSEELSEASQILSCLSDMVYCSVCACMQTQHKVEMDKRDGKFGPQPMQVPPMQQMSRIDQPVPPPAGYAPQPAYGQPYGAYPPPPAQGYPPPPAQGYPPAGYPPAGYPQAQGSSYPPPGAYPPPGSYPPPQGYYGK; this is translated from the exons ATGGCGTCGTCGCAGGCGAATCTGGAGAAGATGCAGCTCCGCCAGAGCTACCGCAACCTCTGGCACACCGATCTCCCCAACGCCATTCAGGCCGACTTCCCAT ACTGCTGCCTGTCGCTCTGGTG TGGGCCATGCGTGTCATACATGCTTCGCAAAAGAGCTCTCTACAATGACATGTCAAG GTATACGTGCTGTGCTGGCTATATGCCATGTAGTGGCAAGTGTGGCGAAAGCAGATGCCCAGAGTTCTGTCTTGCAACTGAG GTGTTTCTGTGCtttggtaattcagttgcttcaaCCCGCTTCTTGCTTCAAGACGAATTCAACATACAGACAACCAAGTGTGATAACTGCATCATT GGTTTCATGTTCTGTCTTCAACAAGTTGCTTGCATCTTCTCAATAGTTGCTGCTATTGTCGGTAGTGAGGAACTTTCAGAGGCTTCCCAGATCCTTTCCTGCCTGTCTGATATGGTGTACTGCTC GGTTTGCGCCTGCATGCAG ACACAGCACAAGGTTGAAATGGACAAGAGGGATGGCAAGTTTGGGCCACAGCCCATGCAAGTGCCTCCAATGCAGCAGATGTCACGCATCGATCAGCCTGTCCCTCCACCCGCTGGCTATGCACCACAGCCAGCATACGGCCAGCCTTATGGTGCCTACCCACCTCCTCCAGCTCAAGGTTACCCACCGCCGCCAGCTCAAGGCTACCCACCGGCAGGTTACCCGCCAGCAGGTTACCCCCAGGCCCAGGGCAGTTCATACCCTCCACCCGGTGCGTATCCCCCACCTGGTTCCTACCCCCCTCCGCAGGGCTACTACGGAAAGTAA